A window of Pyrus communis chromosome 3, drPyrComm1.1, whole genome shotgun sequence genomic DNA:
CGTAACTAAATCCAGTACAATAAAAGAAGAAAGCATAACAAGCATTCATCGAATGGGCTTTTTTGTTAATGTGGCAGCTggtgggagttcactggctgaGTTAGGCCCGTTTAATATAGCGGGCTAATCTGAACAAACGCTGTTTTTTACATGTGGGCCTGGATTAAAATTACCGAGTCGGCGTCGTCCAATCAGGCCCAATAGCGATCGCGTCCAATGGTACTGGCATCGCCAGATCGAAAGAGCCTGCAAATCGCGAGCTTCTGGTTTCAGCGAATTTCCAAAATTAGGGCTCTTCTTGTTTGAAATTCGGACTGCTACGATGTCAGATTACGAAGGCGTCAGCAAGGTTCTTTTCTAAATTCCCTTCTGTTAATTTGTTAAGccaatttctgaaactatgCTTTCTCGTTTAATTTGTCAATTTGTTCATTTTCGATATGTTAATTTGTCGAATCGGATTAGATTTgggtaaataatttatttatggttTTCCAGAGTAAGATGTTATTGTTTCTGTTTGTTAAATCACTTAGGGCATGAAATTAGGCAGTAATTTGGTATATTTGAGTATGAATCCCTTTTCCTTAGAGGAAACgatgaatttgaaatgaattaCTTGATTTGAATGCGAAGTAGTTGTAAAGAGTGATGCATACGTAGTTTCGGATCGCGATTTTCTGTTGTGTATGTTTGTGTGACGATTATCGAATTGCTGAGTGATGTTTTAATTGCCTCTGCCTCAGCACAATTCTCGTGGATCAGAACGTGAGAGCTCGTGGAGAGATCGAGAGCGAGACCGAGGTCAAGATAGAGCAAAAGATGGTGACCGTTATACACGGGAGTATAAGGATAAAAGTGGAAGATTTGACAGAGGGAGAAACTCGTACGATGGCCATCGCCGCGGTAGAAACCAAGATTTCGACAGGTTAAACATGTgcttcttaatgaaataaacttATCCAAGTTGTTCGCATAATCTCAATTGCATTGTGGAGTTATCAAGTGAAGTTGTTTTTTCAACTTTAGGTTTGCTTACGTTGTATGTTTATCTTGTAGGCATCGTCATTATGATCAAGATAGAGAAAGGATGCATAGACATAGATCACGGTCACGTTCTCCTTCTCGCTCAATGGACAGATCTCCTTCTTGTTCCCGTTCAAAGAGGTTCGGGAAACTTTTACATAAACATTCACTTTCATATTGTTATCTTGATCATGACACATCTGATTGTCTTTTTAGTTGATGAGAAATATatctttcttgctcctttaggTTATGCATTTCGTGTTGAGTAATGTTGTTCAAACATTATTTCCTATTTCAAAAGCTTTAGCTGGTTAAAACATAATATGGATGCTGTTAGTATTTTGTCATGAAAGCCGCATTGCTCCATTGTAATCTTGCTGAAATCCTTGTCTATAGCAAGCGTACAAGTGGTTTTGACATGGCACCACCTGCTTGGTCAGTGCTGCCTAATGCTTCCGTTTCAGGTTTGGATCTGACTACTCGATCACCAAATTCTTGTCAAAGTATATTTAGCACTTTCCATTCGAGAATAGCTTCCTGACCTCCTGTTATTTATATGAGCATGCTAGAAGTTATCTTTCTTATTGTTTTACTCTGGAAACTGAGAGCCATTgttgtgttgtttgattgttgTTGTGTTGTTGTTTGTATGTGTTTGCTTTTATGGTTTGGGTAAGAAGGCGATTGGCATGACTACATCAATTGATGTTCAAGGGAGAACCAATGGAATGATTAGCTGGACATTCTTCTCCTTCGACTGATACAGTTGACATTTGGTTGACCTACAGATATTTCCCTACCATCCGCAATGATGGAAtttgtttctttattatttCATGGTATATCTTAGGTATGAAATTTTAGCTTTTTCAATGTAAAAGATACTTCTGGGCTTTCAGATGGCTTTCATTACTAGTGTAGTTGTGACATATTTTTTCTGTATAGCTATACTACTGATCCTTCTGTTATTGcttcaataataataatgcaGGACAACTGTCAGGTATTCCACAAACAATGCCTGGAGTGGTACAAAATTCATTACCTTTTGGGGCATTGCATGTACGTTTCACCAGTATAAGCTTCTATGGGATCTTGagttctatttttcttttgtgttcttTGTGAATAACTCATATGCTTTTGCTTGTTACAGATGGCTCTTCCATTGATGCCAGCTCAAGCCATGACTCAGCAGGTAAATTTATTGTATTTATgttcatatatataaatttgcaatttatttttctcataaATACATGAACGGTGTCTTTGTCATTGGCCGATGagcagtatatatatatttctctcTAGCAGGCTACAAGGCATGCACGTCGGGTATACGTTGGTGGGCTTCCTCCCTTGGCTAATGAGCAGGTTATAGTTCTGGATTCTTTCCCAAGTCATAGCAAGTGTTTTGACTCTATACTGGAGTGGAGATGAACTGGGAATATAGGCTAAAGTTTGATGCCATTTGTGTCATCACTCTAGAATCTAGGGATTTACTTTGTATATAAGGAAGCTTATAAGGTAGCTTTCTGTAGGTTGTTACAGGGCCATCTGCAATGGGTTACAAATAAgccaaaattttgattaacctgtttttcaatttttgaaattcTTGTTTGCCTCTTTCTTGTATTCTTTAAAAGACTTTGATGGAATGTTATCTTTTTGTCAGACAATTGCCACATTCTTTAGCCAAGTCATGGCTGCCATTGGAAGAAATTCTGTTGGTTCAAGTATGTGTAATCATAGTCTCACTTTAACTAGGTTCAGCATGTGCCTTAATGTATTACATGATTCAGGATCTCATGGGTTTTATCTGAGAGCAATGTGTTTTCTAGTATCTGAACTTGCAGGTGATGCGGTTGTAAATGTCTATATTAATCATGAGAAGAAGTTTGCATTTGTGGAGATGAGAACAGTTGAAGAAGCAAGTAATGCAATGGCATTAGACGGGATTCTATTTGAGGCATGTCAATTACAAGTTATCAttacagttttgttttttgtttgatcTGTTTATAATCATCATAGGGGAAGGTGTCAATGGTAAAGTACCGTAAAAGAAGAATTTGAGGGCAAAATAAGAAGCATAACTAGTGTAGAACTGAAATGTTATCATGTCTATCGGATCCAAACTTTTCTAATTTCAGTATTATCAAACTCATTAAGTTGGTTAACTCTCTTGGGTAAGGAACCCTATCAACCATTCTTCTGTGTGCTCTGTGGGTATGGAGGAAATATTTCTTTGTTGACATGCTCCTTTTGATTATCAGGGGGTTGCTGTGAGGGTAAGAAGGCCAACAGACTACAATCCTACTTTAGCTGCAACACTTGGTCCCAGCCAACCAAGTCCTCAGCTTAACTTGGCTGCCGTTGGTCTCACACAAGGGTAGGTCAATTTCGGTTTTTCAATTTGAAGACTACTTTAGTTTCGTACTCTCTATAATTACTTTTGAAGTTTTTGGATTTGAGTTGTAAAAGTCTTCTGTTGTACTAATTTTGCATTTGTTTGGCAGTGCCGTTGGTGGAGCTGAGGGACCTGACCGTATCTTTGTGGGTGGGTTACCTTACTACTTCACTGAAGCTCAGATTAGAGAATTGCTTCAATCCTTTGGGCATGGGCTTAAATTTCCAGCAATCTTGACATTcctcatttgtgataaaaccatAGTTGCATATTCTAACTTCGTATTGATCACTGCAGGCCTCTCCATGGTTTTGACCTCGTGAAGGATAAAGATACAGGAAACTCTAAAGGATATGGATTCTGTGTTTATCAGGTACATACTCAAAAGCCTGGCTTTGATTTTGATTGTTACTTTTTCAATTGTTTGTTTCTTCTCAGTGATTGATTTTAGGCCGTCTCCTTTCTCTTTTATACCTATATACTGTTTTATGATTCTTGGAGGTCACTCCTAAAAATCTGGTCGACTGATGTTCTAGAACTTGAGGATCCAACTGTGACAGACATTGCCTGCGGTGCTCTCAACGGCTTAAAAATGGGTGATAAAACTTTAACTGTCCGGCGTGCTACTGCCAGGTTGTTATTCTTTCAAACTGAAGGGCAAGcctgatttttttattattcaagCCAAGTTAGATAATTTGGAACCTTTTTGCAACGATTTTACAGCAACGGGCAGTCTAAAACAGAGCAAGAAAACATCTTGGTACAGGCACAACAGCATATAGCCATGCAGGTAAGGAATACACATCATTGGTTCGTTGTATATGTTTTTCGAATGCACTGTTGACTTATGTCTTTCGTTGTAGAAAATGGCCGTGCAGGTTGTTGACTTGAATCTTCTAGGAGCTGGAATGGCAACTATGGCGAGTGGTGAGACACCCACTAAAGTCCTATGCTTGACTGAGGTACTTGACATTTATTCAATACTATGGTCAATCCTATTCAAgctaaaaattaacaaaacgaGGTTAAGAACATTAACAACTTCAGGTCGTGAAGATCGAAAATCACACTCGGTTTTATCCTAATCTCACACAATTCACAAGCTTTGCTACACATAAAATAGCCGTACCTACAAGTCGATTGAAGACCAGCCCATATGAAAAATTTAGGATCCATCTTAGTACTACTACTaaggtctaatgatattcttcttttcttgtaAATGTGAGGTTATAAGTTCGATTCtggccaaagacgaatttaaaccatattattgtgaACTTTAGTGGAGatgatattgttttttttttttttttttttttttttttttttttgtaaagaaaaagaaaaaaacagaccCATCTGGGATTGGCTACCATAGCATCTCTGTAAAACTTGACTTATACATTTTTGTATTCTTGCATCTTTTGTCTTGAGCTGTGTCTGGGCTCACTCTCTAGtcctgaaaaaacaaaatccaaatgCAAATGTTTCTCTCGCAAACTTCCATCTCTTGGAACAgatgttttttaatttcttttatttttcaatttaaatgtaTGATATTtctgttctttcttttttcaagtgactacaattaaataaaacagAAGCCTGTGGTCCTTTTGCCAGAAAatattgttgtttgtttgaggCTTGTCGGTactaattgataaatttttagttgtgagtcttgtgacgggaacacggatggtacgccatgtgtttttatgcaagtggtgaaaaattttattttttaagttattaactttttaacacacatatcacacaatttatatggaaacacgtggtgtaccgcATCATGTGaaggtcacattgaaaaatctctcgtgcTAATTGGTACCTCTATATAAAGAGGGCATGCATGTTCATTGTTGCAAGCAACCTACCATACCATTTATGCAAGCCATGAACACTCATCTGCTTCTTTCACCCCCTACTACAGTTATTGACCGTCGACCTAATGATTTGTTCCCAAAGAAGCTGTCCTCCCAAAGTAGCTGTGTAAATCGGAAGGGAAGGCGGAGCTGCTCTGTAGGCCACAAAGGAGCAAATGGTGCTCACAATATTAACCCTACCTGCCGTATCAAGCCGGAGGCCGACGAGGACAGGAGAAATAAAA
This region includes:
- the LOC137728816 gene encoding splicing factor U2af large subunit B-like; translated protein: MSDYEGVSKHNSRGSERESSWRDRERDRGQDRAKDGDRYTREYKDKSGRFDRGRNSYDGHRRGRNQDFDRHRHYDQDRERMHRHRSRSRSPSRSMDRSPSCSRSKSKRTSGFDMAPPAWSVLPNASVSGQLSGIPQTMPGVVQNSLPFGALHMALPLMPAQAMTQQATRHARRVYVGGLPPLANEQTIATFFSQVMAAIGRNSVGSSDAVVNVYINHEKKFAFVEMRTVEEASNAMALDGILFEGVAVRVRRPTDYNPTLAATLGPSQPSPQLNLAAVGLTQGAVGGAEGPDRIFVGGLPYYFTEAQIRELLQSFGPLHGFDLVKDKDTGNSKGYGFCVYQDPTVTDIACGALNGLKMGDKTLTVRRATASNGQSKTEQENILVQAQQHIAMQKMAVQVVDLNLLGAGMATMASGETPTKVLCLTEVVKIENHTRFYPNLTQFTSFATHKIAVPTSRLKTSPYEKFRIHLSTTTKV